The window AAAACCACCACAGCGGCAACAGCAGAAAGCATGAGAGATATTATTGCACAAAAGCTTGATAATTACGGGGGTACAATTAACAAACTGGCAACAAGTACACTGACTGAAGATTTTGCACAAAAGCAAACAAAACAAACATTAGCCTTTGAAAACGATGAACTAAAAGTCTTGCAGGAGCAGGATGAACTCATCTCACTTGCCTATATAGGAACAAGTGACGGTAAAATGTTTGCCTTCCCAGAGTCTGATTTTGGTGAAGGATATGATCCAACTAAGCGAGATTGGTTTATCAATTCGGCTGAAAAGCCTGATGAAGTCATCTGGACAGATCCGTATATTGATAAAGCAACGAATGAAATGGTTGTCTCAGCCACCAAGGCAATTGTGCGAAATGGAAAGGTTGTTGGAGTCGCAGGACTTGATTTGAAGCTGTCTTCCATTCAATCGTATATAAAGGAACAAAAGATTCCTTATATGGGAAACGCTTTTTTAGTTGATGGCAAAGGAACGATTTTGGCACATCCAACTGAGCAAGGAAAAAACATATCAAAAGTCGCTTCTGTAAAAAAAGCGATCGACAATTCCGGTCTTGATGATAACAAAGAACTGACGGTCATATCTAAAATCAAAGAGGCCGATTGGACAATAGGTGTCAGCTTTGAGAAAAAGAAACTGCTTTGGATCACAGAACAAATGAATCAGACAAGCATCATGATTTCAGTCATTGCTATTGTTCTTGCGATCATTCTCAGTTTCTTATTAGCAAGAAGCATCACAACGCCAATCAAGCGTCTGATCGAGCATGTGCGTAAGGTGTCTGAAGGTGATTTAACCAGCTCACTTGAAACGAAATCTCAAGATGAGATTGGTTTCCTCACGAAGAGCTTTAATCAAATGACCGAGGGGATCAGAGAGTTAATTGAAAAAGTAAAAGGGGCTTCAGACCAAGTAGTGACATCAACGGATGAAGTCACGCAAATTTCAAATGAAACCTTACTGTCGAGCGAACAGATTGCAACGGCCATTCAAGAGGTGGCAACAGGTGCGTCTAAGCAGGCTTCAGAAGCAGAAACGATTAATGAGAAATCAGAGCATTTATATGAAAAAGTACGTCATATGGGTGAGCTTGCCACGCAAATGCAAGCCAACTCAAAATCATCTGAAGATGCAGGCTATAGAGGGCTCGATGCACTAGGTATGCTCGTTCAAAAATCAACACAAGCGAACGAGGAATCGAAGAAAGTGGAGCAAATGCTGCTTGACCTTGAACATAAAACGAAAAATATTGAAAACGTTGTGACCGCCATCTCTGAAATCTCTGATCAAACGAATTTACTTGCACTGAATGCAAGCATTGAAGCAGCGAGAGCCGGAGAAAGCGGACGAGGATTTGCTGTTGTTGCAGAAGAAGTCAGAAAGCTTGCTGAACAATCTGCGCAATCAACCAAACACATTAGTGAAACCGTCAAACTCATTCAAGATGAATCGAAAAAGGCGGCTGAAGCGATGACGGCAGCAAGTAAGATGAATGAGGAACAAGGTGAAGCCATTAATGCAACAGGCGAGGCACTGAGCAGCATCACAATGGAAATGCAGGCACTTGTCGGCTCAATTGACAGCATTCATACACAGATCAATGAAATGACAGACGAACAGCAGAAAATGAATGATTCCATTCAAAGCATTGCTGCGATCTCAGAAGAATCTGCGGCTTCAGCTGAGGAAGTGCATGCGTCTACAGATGAACAAGTCCAAGCTTTAGAAAGAACGAAAACTTCGACTGAAATGCTGAACGAATCAAGCCAGGCATTACGTCAGGCGGTTGATCGGTTTAAGCTGTAATCAAGCGGAAAGGAACCTTGCGACGTGAGCAAGGTTCTTTTTGTATGATAAAATAAGAGTAGAGGAGGTGTTGACATGGATGTCAATCTATCTGGAAAAAAAGCCTTGGTCGCTGCAAGCAGTCAAGGTATTGGAAAAGCCATTGCCTTTGCTCTAGCAAAAGAGGGAGCAGATGTGATGCTTTCAGGAAGGCATGAGCACACGCTGAAAGAAACAGTCAAAGAATTATCTCCGCTTGTAAAAGGAAAGCTGACTTATCAAGTATGTGATGTGTCTGACGCGCAGCAAATCAAGGCGCTAGTTCAAGCGGCAGCTGGTGATGAGAAGTGTCTAGACATTCTTGTGAACAATACAGGCGGGCCTAAAACAGGGACGCTTGAAACCTTAATAGATGAAGACTGGATGGAATCATTTCAGCTTCATTTACTCAGTTATATTCGATTATTAAAAGAGGCATTGCCTTATTTGAAAAAACACGGCGCACGCGTGCTAAACATTGCGTCTATGTCAGTGAAAGAACCGATCCCAGGCTTGATGCTGTCAAATACTTTTAGACCGGCTATTGCCGGCTGGACAAAAACAGCCGCTCAGGAGCTTGCAAAGGATGGCATTTTAATCAATACGTTAGCCCCAGGGAAAATTGAAACAGACCGCGTCAAACAGCTGGACAAGCACCGCGCACAGGCAGAGCACCAAACAGTTGAAGAAATCAAAGCACAGGCTGAACGTGCGATTCCGCTTGGCCGTTACGGACAGCCAGAGGAATTTGCAGCATATGCAGCTTTTCTTTTATCTGAAGCCAATACATATATGACAGGTCAAACACTCATCATTGATGGTGGACTGACAAAGTCTCTTTAAGGAGGAACAAGTGATGACACAAATCAAAACAGTTGGTTTTATTGGAATCGGTGTAATGGGACGCAGTATGGCAGGACATTTAATGGATGCCGGATATGAAGTTCTCGTTTATACAAGAACAAAAGCGAAAGCAGATGCACTCATTCAAAAAGGCGCATCATGGAAGCCGGAAGTGAAGGAGATTGCAGAACATGCAGATGCTGTCATCACAATGGTAGGATATCCATCAGATGTAGAAGAAATCTATTTAGGTGAAGAAGGGCTTGTGGCACATGCTGCGCCTGGTACCTATCTGATTGATATGACTACATCGAAGCCTCAGCTGGCAAAAGAAATTGAAATGAAAGCAAAAGAAAAAGGGTTGTTTGCATTAGATGCACCAGTTTCTGGCGGAGACGTAGGGGCAAAAAATGGAACGCTTGCGATTATGATTGGCGGAGAAAAATCAGCCTATGAAGCGTGCCTGCCCTTATTTGAGCAAATGGGCGAAAACATTCAATATCAAGGACCTGCAGGAAGCGGTCAGCATACCAAAATGTGTAACCAAATTGCGATCGCAGCAGGTATGGTAGGCGTTGCAGAGGCCATGGCCTATGCCGAAAAATCAGGACTTGATCCAGAGCATGTGCTCAAAAGCATTACAACGGGCGCGGCAGGAAGCTGGTCCTTGTCAAACCTTGCACCAAGAATGCTGAAAGGTGATTTCGAGCCAGGGTTCTACGTGAAGCATTTTATCAAGGATATGGGCATTGCACTTGAGGAAGCAGAACTGATGGGAGAAGAAATGCCAGGACTCGCGCTTGCAAAGTCACTTTATGAAAAGCTGAGCGAACAGGGCGAAGAAAACAGCGGCACACAGAGTATATATAAATTATGGGTAAAATAAAAAGACCTGTCCCACTTAGAGACAGGTCAGCGTGTAGACAAACCCTCGCATTCGGTGTCAGTCCTGCGTGCCGGTGCTCACGAATGTCAAATTCGCTCCGCTCCGGTACTCGTCCTTCCTAGGGCTGCAAAGGTTTTCTATCACGCTGAAAAGAAGACAAAAGGCTAAAATGAAGATCATTTTAGCCCTTTGTCAACAATCTGGTCTGTCCCACTTAGGGACAGGTTTTTTAGATATCTTATTTTCCGATGAATTGCTGCGTCCAGTAGTTGCCAGATTTCACATAACCAACACCGATATGTGTATAGTTTTTGTTTAAGATATTTGCTCTGTGGCCTTCACTGTTCATCCATGCAGTCACAACTTCTTGAGGAGATCTTTGACCTTGGGCAATGTTTTCACCTGCTGTTTTGTAAGTGATACCGAATTGCTTCATTTGATCAAATGGAGATCCGTAAGTTGGGCTTGTATGAGAGAAATAGTTTTTATCTTTCATATCTTGAGATTTTGCGCGAGCAGATTTGCTTAGTTTTGAATCAACAGAAAGTGCTTTTAACCCTTGTTTTGCACGCTCTTTATTTGTAAGCTCAACGACTTCTTTTTCAAATGCATTCAAGCTGCTATCTGCTTTTGCTGCCGTTGTGTCTTTTTGGTCAGCTTTTGTATTGTTATTGTTGTTTGTGTTTTGTTTAGCTGGCGTACTTGGTTTAGAAGCAGTTGGTTTTTTCACTGATTCTTGTTTTTGTTCATTTTTTGCTTTGTTTACTTCTTTCACCACTTTTGTGCCAGTAACAGGTTGACCGCTTTTGATCAGCTTGTTTAAAAGAGCTTCGATCTCTTTTTGATTCGACTTGCTTAGCTTGTTTACATCTGAAGAGATATGTAATTTTGCAGCTAATGTATGAAGATCAATGGTTTGATGCTGTACATGTATCACTTGTTTCAGGTTAAGCTCCTTCGCATCAGCTGAATGTCCTCCAGTGAACGTGATGAGTGCAGCAGCCGTTAGCGCTGAAAAAAAGAATGATTTCTTCTTCATATTGTAACTCCTCCTAAAATCTTTGTTTTGTTTTCTCACAGAAAATCATAACATGGACTTTTTGTTATAAACGTACCAGCATCCTCCATTGACAATGCCTGTTTGTCATTTTTGTTAAAGTCATAAAAAAAGCCGCCTCATATCAAAGGATAGGGAATTCTTCCATTTAAAGAAAACGACATAAACATACCAATATTTTAAAGTGTTAGTATATTTTTTTGCATAATAGGGATTGACAGCTTTTTTTCACTTGTTTCGCTGTAACAACTATTACAAAAGTGTTACAATAATGAGTGGTAATTGTAAAAGATTGAAAGGATGAGAGGAGCTACATAAGTGGGAGAGAAACAGCATCAAGGTAGTGCCGAGCAGAAAAAAATCAAGCGCCGGAACGCCTGGAGGATTAATCTCTTTTTCTTCGCTGTCTTTAGTTTATTTGCTGGACTTGTGATCAAGCTTGGTGTGCTGCAGATCGTCAATGGTGAGGATTATAAAAAGCAAGCAAACCGAACAGAGGTCAAAACAGCATCATACCCGTCCCCAAGAGGAAAAATGTATGACGCGAGAGGAAGAGTCGTCGTTGATAACGAAAGTGTACCTGCCATCGTTTATACATCAGAAAGCGGTGTGAAAGCGAAGGATAAGATTAAGGTAGCAAGAAAACTTGCGACTTATATAAAAATGGATACTGATTTTTTGAGAGAGCGTGACATTCGAGATTTTTGGCTGGCGAGCCATCCGAAAGAAGCGGATAAGCTCATTTCAAAAGCAGAGAAAAAGGATCTTAAAGCAAAGGATGTCTATCCGCTTCAAGTAGAGCGTGTGCCTAAGAAAGAAGTCAAGGCGATCGAAAAGGATGCAGAGGAAAAAGCAGTTGCAGCGATCTATCGTAGATTTACAGGCGGATATGCCTTTGAGCCTCAAATCGTGAAAGCAATGGACCCAAATGAAGAGAAAAAAGGGGACGAAAAAGTTGCTTTACTCGATGAAACAAAAGAGTCAAAGCAGACATCATCCGTGAGTTTGACATATGAAGAGATTTCACTTGTGTCAGAGCATCTGGATGAACTGCATGGTGTAAATGTCATCAATGATTGGACAAGAAAATATCCGTATGAAAAGACCCTTTATAATGTACTTGGCGGTGTGACCACACCAGAGCAAGGCATTATAAAAGAGCGTGAAGATTACTATATGGCAAGAGGCTACTCGCGAAATGACCGGGTAGGGAAGAGCTATTTAGAGTATCAATACGAAGATTTTCTGAATCCAGAGAAAGCGACTGTTCAATATACACAGGTTGGCGGGAAGCTGCTCGATGAAATCAAGCGGACAGAGGGACGAAGAGGACTTGATCTTGCACTGACATTTGATATGGAGCTGCAAAAGGAAGTCGACAAGATCGTCGAATCAGAGCTTAGATCCGCTAGTGCGAGAAACTATATGATGGACCGCGCATTTGTCGTGATGATGGACCCTAACACTGGGGATGTTCTCGCAATGTCTGGCAAGAAAATGGATGGCAGAGACGTCACAGATTATGCCATCGGAACATTTACGACCCAGTACGAAATGGGCTCTGTTGTCAAAGGAGCCACAGTACTTGGCGGTTATCAGGACGGGATGTCACACAACCAATCCTATATGGATACACCGCTTTATTTTGCAGGAAGTAATGGAAAGCCGAAACAGTCTTACAAAGTTCTTGGATGGGTCAATGACCTTCAGGCTCTCCAAAAAAGTTCCAACGTCTACATGTTCCAAGTAGCGATGAGAATGGCGGGCATCACCTATCAAAAGGATGGTCCGTTACCGGCAAGACCTGAGCACCTGCAAAAAATGAGAAACTATTATGCGCAATTCGGTCTTGGCGTAAAAACAGGGATCGACCTGCCGCAGGAATCAAGCGGGATGCAGACACATCCTAAGACGGTCGGCGGACTTTTGCTCGATGAAGCAATTGGCCAGTATGACACGTATACACCGCTTCAAGTTGCCCAGTACATGTCGACGATCGCCAATGGAGGAAATCGCGTTCAGCCAAGAGTGGTGAAAAGCGTTCACCTTCCAACGAAGAAGGATGAAGTAGGCCCAGTCGTGAAAAAATATGAGCCGAAGGTGCTGAACACGATTAACAACTCGAAAGCAGATATTGACCGCGTCAAAATGGGGCTGAAAATGGTCACATCGACCGGCGGTACTGCCGCTGGCCGCTTTGGTCAGCATGATGTCGCTGGAAAAACAGGGACGGCCCAAACCTTTTACTATGGTGCCAACCGCAGCTGGTGGGGAAATCCCACATACAATTTAACCTTTGGGGGATATTATCCGTCGTCCAATCCGAAGGTGGCTTTTAGTGTCGTGACACCTTATGTCTCAGATAAAGATTCCGTCATTAAAACCATCCCAAGTAAAATTATTGATAAGTACGTTGAATTACAAAAGAAATATGAAAAGCAGTAAACAGCAGAGAGCACAGCAAGAGAATGTGCTCTTTTTTGTTGAAAATATGGACGTTTCCCTCGATGACGGAAGGAAAATACGGGTTTTCTAGCGAATCTTTTTTATACATCAATCTAAGGACAACCCTAAAAAATGAAAAGGAGGGTCGGACGACGATGGAACAAAAAATGAAAGATTCGAATCAGCTTTATTCGAATATCGATTTACATGCCGTTCTTTCTTCTAATGGCCGCTTTCTCTACATTTCTTCTAACTGTAAGCAGCTTTTGCTCTATGAACAAAAGGATTTACTAGGGTGTTTTTTGAAAGACTATGTTCATACCGAAGATCAATTTCTCGTCGAGAGTTATTTCTACAATCAGCACATGCTAGAGATTTGCCACTTTAGGCTGCTTAGAAGTGATCTAACAGCTGTATGGATTGAAGCAAGTATTGATTTTGTTGCTTGTGATGAGTTAGACAGCGAATTAAGTAGAGAAATGATCCTAAAAATGAGGGTGCTGGACGCTGAACCGCAAAAAGCAGCATTTCAAACAACATCAGAAGTGTCAGAACAGTCGTTAGGCAGTCTGCCGGCTTTCCAACATGTCAGTGAAGCTGAACAATTGATTGCCATGCTGCCAAATCCGTTGTGTATTACGATATTAGGGGAAATTGTTTATGCGAATGATGCGATGCTTCAATTAATGGGGGTATGTACAAGAGATGACATGATCGGCAAATCTGCATTTGACTTTATTGCTGAGGAGTACCATGACATTGTGAGAAGCCGAATTACGAGGCTGCAGCAAGGTCTTCCAGTCGGAATGATTGAACAGATTTGGAAGCGGAAAGATGGAAGCAGCATTCATATCGAAGTGAAGTCATCACCTACGATCTATCAAAATCAGCAGGCAGAGCTTTTGCTGTTAGTAGACATCTCATCCCGTAAGAAATTCCAAACCGTTCTTCAAAAAAGCCGGGAGCGGTATCAGCTGCTCATCCAAAACTCCATTGATACGATTGCGGTCATTCATGATCATAAATGGGTGTTTATGAATGAATCAGGCATTAAATTATTTGAAGCCGAGCATTACGATAAATTAATAGGAAAGGATATTTTCCACCAGATCCATTCCTGTGACCAGCAAAAAGTGAAAAAGAGCTTGTCGCGTATTATTGAAAGAGCATCAGATTCCGAGATTGTCACGATGAGCTGTCATACATTTAAACACAAGCTGATTTATACTGAAATGGTGTGTATCCCAACCACATTCTTTGGGGAAACAGCCGTTCAAATTATTTTAAGAGATATATCGGAACGTAAGCAGACAGAAGAGCTCATGCTCCGATCTGAAAAATTATCGATCGCAGGTCAATTGGCAGCTGGCATTGCACATGAAATCAGGAACCCATTGACCGCTATCAAAGGCTTTTTGCAGCTCATTAAACCGAAAACAAAAGATCGCGATCAATATTTCGAGATTGTTTTCTCTGAGCTGAGCCGGATAGAGATTATATTAAGCGAGTTGCTCATGCTGGCAAAACCGCAGCAAACGGCATCGATGCAGACACTTGATTTGAAAAAAATCATCAGCGAAGTCACGGCTCTATTAGAGACACAAGCGAACTTAAATGGTATTTTAATGAACACAAGTGAGATAGAAGAGGATCTCCTGATGAACGGGGATCAAAATCAGCTCAAGCAGGTGTTTATCAATTTAATCAAAAATGCCGTCGAATCCATGCCGGACGGAGGTAAGGTTGACATTACGGCCAAAGCAGAAAGAGATGGGATTCTCGTTACCATTCGTGATGAAGGGGTCGGCATTCCTGAATCGGTCATGAAGCGAATAGGAGAGCCCTTTTTAACGACAAAGGAAAAAGGCACTGGACTTGGCCTCATGGTGACATTTAATATTTTAGAAAATCACAACGGGACGATCCGTGTGGATAGTCATCCCGAAAAGGGCACCGTATTTCACATCATGTTTCCTGCAAAATAAAAACAACGGCAAGAGAGCCGTTGTTTCAGTCTGTGAAATGAATGGAACGTTTTTCAAGGACGAATTGTTCTAGGCGGTCAAGTCCTTCTTTCAGTGTTTCAAGTGAATAAGCATAGGACAGACGCACATACCCTTCGCCGAGTGGAGAGAAAGCAGACCCTGGTACAACCGCAAGTCTTGTACTTTCTAACAGCTCCATACAAAAATCAAAGGAACTCATCCCAAACGATTCAATGGATGGAAAAATATAAAAAGCGCCAGAAGGCTTAATGACCGGAAGCCCCATTGAAATGAGCCGATCATATACATAATCGAGTCTTTTCTTATATTGCTCTCTCATGATGAGTGCATCATCCACACCATTTGTCACAGCTTCAAGTGCCGCCTTTTGTGAGACAGCCGAGGCACAAGACACGTTATATTGATGTACTTTTAATACATGTTTAGCAATTGGAGCTGAAGCAAATAAAAAGCCAATTCTCCAACCGGTCATGCTATGAGATTTAGACAGTCCGTTAATCACAATGGTCTGTTCCTTTAAGAAAGAGGCAATTGAATGATGCGGCCGGTCAAATGTCAGCTCGCTATAGATTTCGTCTGATAAAATAAAGATGTCTTTTCCTTCAAGGAGCTGGGCAATCTCTTTCAATTCTTCTTCCGAAAGCGTGACACCAGTTGGATTCGAAGGATAAGGAAGTACAACACACTTTGTCTTTTCCGTTAATGCATCCTCAAT is drawn from Bacillus pumilus and contains these coding sequences:
- a CDS encoding methyl-accepting chemotaxis protein, which produces MFKKLQVRIAVFISVILILTVVAVQVGSNIVLTPLIERDAKTTTAATAESMRDIIAQKLDNYGGTINKLATSTLTEDFAQKQTKQTLAFENDELKVLQEQDELISLAYIGTSDGKMFAFPESDFGEGYDPTKRDWFINSAEKPDEVIWTDPYIDKATNEMVVSATKAIVRNGKVVGVAGLDLKLSSIQSYIKEQKIPYMGNAFLVDGKGTILAHPTEQGKNISKVASVKKAIDNSGLDDNKELTVISKIKEADWTIGVSFEKKKLLWITEQMNQTSIMISVIAIVLAIILSFLLARSITTPIKRLIEHVRKVSEGDLTSSLETKSQDEIGFLTKSFNQMTEGIRELIEKVKGASDQVVTSTDEVTQISNETLLSSEQIATAIQEVATGASKQASEAETINEKSEHLYEKVRHMGELATQMQANSKSSEDAGYRGLDALGMLVQKSTQANEESKKVEQMLLDLEHKTKNIENVVTAISEISDQTNLLALNASIEAARAGESGRGFAVVAEEVRKLAEQSAQSTKHISETVKLIQDESKKAAEAMTAASKMNEEQGEAINATGEALSSITMEMQALVGSIDSIHTQINEMTDEQQKMNDSIQSIAAISEESAASAEEVHASTDEQVQALERTKTSTEMLNESSQALRQAVDRFKL
- a CDS encoding SDR family oxidoreductase, with product MDVNLSGKKALVAASSQGIGKAIAFALAKEGADVMLSGRHEHTLKETVKELSPLVKGKLTYQVCDVSDAQQIKALVQAAAGDEKCLDILVNNTGGPKTGTLETLIDEDWMESFQLHLLSYIRLLKEALPYLKKHGARVLNIASMSVKEPIPGLMLSNTFRPAIAGWTKTAAQELAKDGILINTLAPGKIETDRVKQLDKHRAQAEHQTVEEIKAQAERAIPLGRYGQPEEFAAYAAFLLSEANTYMTGQTLIIDGGLTKSL
- a CDS encoding NAD(P)-dependent oxidoreductase, producing the protein MTQIKTVGFIGIGVMGRSMAGHLMDAGYEVLVYTRTKAKADALIQKGASWKPEVKEIAEHADAVITMVGYPSDVEEIYLGEEGLVAHAAPGTYLIDMTTSKPQLAKEIEMKAKEKGLFALDAPVSGGDVGAKNGTLAIMIGGEKSAYEACLPLFEQMGENIQYQGPAGSGQHTKMCNQIAIAAGMVGVAEAMAYAEKSGLDPEHVLKSITTGAAGSWSLSNLAPRMLKGDFEPGFYVKHFIKDMGIALEEAELMGEEMPGLALAKSLYEKLSEQGEENSGTQSIYKLWVK
- a CDS encoding CAP domain-containing protein, whose amino-acid sequence is MKKKSFFFSALTAAALITFTGGHSADAKELNLKQVIHVQHQTIDLHTLAAKLHISSDVNKLSKSNQKEIEALLNKLIKSGQPVTGTKVVKEVNKAKNEQKQESVKKPTASKPSTPAKQNTNNNNNTKADQKDTTAAKADSSLNAFEKEVVELTNKERAKQGLKALSVDSKLSKSARAKSQDMKDKNYFSHTSPTYGSPFDQMKQFGITYKTAGENIAQGQRSPQEVVTAWMNSEGHRANILNKNYTHIGVGYVKSGNYWTQQFIGK
- a CDS encoding peptidoglycan D,D-transpeptidase FtsI family protein, which gives rise to MGEKQHQGSAEQKKIKRRNAWRINLFFFAVFSLFAGLVIKLGVLQIVNGEDYKKQANRTEVKTASYPSPRGKMYDARGRVVVDNESVPAIVYTSESGVKAKDKIKVARKLATYIKMDTDFLRERDIRDFWLASHPKEADKLISKAEKKDLKAKDVYPLQVERVPKKEVKAIEKDAEEKAVAAIYRRFTGGYAFEPQIVKAMDPNEEKKGDEKVALLDETKESKQTSSVSLTYEEISLVSEHLDELHGVNVINDWTRKYPYEKTLYNVLGGVTTPEQGIIKEREDYYMARGYSRNDRVGKSYLEYQYEDFLNPEKATVQYTQVGGKLLDEIKRTEGRRGLDLALTFDMELQKEVDKIVESELRSASARNYMMDRAFVVMMDPNTGDVLAMSGKKMDGRDVTDYAIGTFTTQYEMGSVVKGATVLGGYQDGMSHNQSYMDTPLYFAGSNGKPKQSYKVLGWVNDLQALQKSSNVYMFQVAMRMAGITYQKDGPLPARPEHLQKMRNYYAQFGLGVKTGIDLPQESSGMQTHPKTVGGLLLDEAIGQYDTYTPLQVAQYMSTIANGGNRVQPRVVKSVHLPTKKDEVGPVVKKYEPKVLNTINNSKADIDRVKMGLKMVTSTGGTAAGRFGQHDVAGKTGTAQTFYYGANRSWWGNPTYNLTFGGYYPSSNPKVAFSVVTPYVSDKDSVIKTIPSKIIDKYVELQKKYEKQ
- a CDS encoding PAS domain-containing sensor histidine kinase gives rise to the protein MEQKMKDSNQLYSNIDLHAVLSSNGRFLYISSNCKQLLLYEQKDLLGCFLKDYVHTEDQFLVESYFYNQHMLEICHFRLLRSDLTAVWIEASIDFVACDELDSELSREMILKMRVLDAEPQKAAFQTTSEVSEQSLGSLPAFQHVSEAEQLIAMLPNPLCITILGEIVYANDAMLQLMGVCTRDDMIGKSAFDFIAEEYHDIVRSRITRLQQGLPVGMIEQIWKRKDGSSIHIEVKSSPTIYQNQQAELLLLVDISSRKKFQTVLQKSRERYQLLIQNSIDTIAVIHDHKWVFMNESGIKLFEAEHYDKLIGKDIFHQIHSCDQQKVKKSLSRIIERASDSEIVTMSCHTFKHKLIYTEMVCIPTTFFGETAVQIILRDISERKQTEELMLRSEKLSIAGQLAAGIAHEIRNPLTAIKGFLQLIKPKTKDRDQYFEIVFSELSRIEIILSELLMLAKPQQTASMQTLDLKKIISEVTALLETQANLNGILMNTSEIEEDLLMNGDQNQLKQVFINLIKNAVESMPDGGKVDITAKAERDGILVTIRDEGVGIPESVMKRIGEPFLTTKEKGTGLGLMVTFNILENHNGTIRVDSHPEKGTVFHIMFPAK
- a CDS encoding aminotransferase A, with amino-acid sequence MEHLLNPRVKDIEISGIRTFSNLVSSYEDVVSLTIGQPDFYTPHHVKTAAKAAIDENFTSYTHNAGFLELRQAIQHYIKKKVNLDYDAESEIIVTTGASQAIDAAFRTILSEGDEVILPGPVYPGYEPIIRMCGGKPVHIDTTNAGFKLNAKLIEDALTEKTKCVVLPYPSNPTGVTLSEEELKEIAQLLEGKDIFILSDEIYSELTFDRPHHSIASFLKEQTIVINGLSKSHSMTGWRIGFLFASAPIAKHVLKVHQYNVSCASAVSQKAALEAVTNGVDDALIMREQYKKRLDYVYDRLISMGLPVIKPSGAFYIFPSIESFGMSSFDFCMELLESTRLAVVPGSAFSPLGEGYVRLSYAYSLETLKEGLDRLEQFVLEKRSIHFTD